The Leptospira wolbachii serovar Codice str. CDC genome segment GGACTTTATCTCTTCCATCGAACAAAAAAACACAAATGCCTTTTATACCAACGCATTGTTGTATGCTTTTGTATTTATCATTTCCTCTGCCATTGGATCAGTCTATCGGTATGCAGAAGAAAGACTTGGCATCCTTTGGCGCGAACAACTCACGTGGCGGTTGACAGAAAATTATCTAACAGAACGAACCTATCATCAAATCATAGGTAAACCCGGTATCGAAAATCCCGACCAAAGGATCACTGATGATGTCAAATCTTTTACAACAACTACAATCTCTTTCACCTTACTTTTTATAGGTGGTGTTTTTTCTGCAATTTCGTTTTCTGGAGTTCTTTGGAGCATTAATCCTGTTTTGTTTCTCGTAGCTGTCACTTATGCTCTAACTGGAACTGTATCCACTATATTTCTTGGAAAATCGCTCATTCGCATTAACTATGATCAATTGGACATGGAAGCAAGTTATAGAGCTGACCTACTCCATATCCGCCAACATGCAGAGTCCATCGCTGTGACACATAGGGAAGCAAGAATGTCTGTAAGGTTGAAATCAAGACTTCGGAAGTTAGTGAACAACTTCAGAAAACTAATTTCAGTAAACTTGAGACTAAGCCTATTCACCAATAGTTATAATTACTATATACAAATCATTCCGATGCTCATCATAGCGCCAAGTTATATGAGAGGGGAAATAGAATTTGGAGTGATTACGCAAGCAGCTCTTGCCTTTACCACCCTACTCAATGCTTTTTCCTTAATTGTCACACAGTTCCAGTCCATCTCTGCATTTTCTGCCGTTGTCAAACGTCTGCATTCTCTTGACACAGCCATGTTACAGGCAGAAACAGAATCCAAATCCCTAAGAGAGTCCAACTACAATGCAGATGAAATTGGTTTTGAAAATTTCACATTGTATTCAAATGATAAATCAAAACTTCTAGTAGACAACCTGCAATTGACAATTCACAGAAACGAACGTTGGCTTATCACTTCGCTTGATGAAACCGTGAAACTTAGTTTATTTCGCTCCATTGTTGGAATCAGCAATCACTCCGAAGGTAGGATTAAAAAGCCCAATTGGGAAGAGATTCTTTTTCTTCCCGAACAACCCTATCTACCTCCTGGACGACTTCGCAATGTCATTGTTCCTGCTTATTTGAATTTAGAAGTATCGGATGCAGCGATCCTAAAGGAACTAAAGAATATGGGGCTTGAATCACTGGTTCGTAGGTTTGGCGGAATCAGGGCCCTAAAAGAATGGGACGAAGAACTTTCGTTAGCCGAAAAATACAAAATTGCAGTGATCCGCATTCTTTTTGTGAAACCAAAATTTCTCATCCTCGACAGGCCTGGATCTAGTTTAGGTAAATTTGAAATTTCAAAACTCTTAAAGTTATTTCACAGACTGGGAGTAACCACGGTAGTTATCGCAAAAGACGAAGAAACTGTTTTGGAATACGACTACCATTTAAACATTTCTCATTTCGGGAAATGGACTCTTTCTCCACTCCATCTAACTCACACAAACCTATGATTCAAACCATTCAAAGTCGATCCGGATTAAGATTTCAATTTTTATCCAACGGAAATGTCCATTCCATTCGTTTTCACGATCTTCTTGTAAACTTATATCTCGCTAATGAGATGGAACCCAGCGTGAGTAACATCTACTTGAGGATTCATACAAAAAAAGAACTATTAGTTTTCCCTTTGCTCGGACCAAAATCAAACTCCTTATTTCAAATTTCCGAGTCGGCTTATTTATGCAGAGGAACTTGCGACAAAATTGATTATGCTTTGTATTTAGAGCTCCACCCCAACCAACCTAGTTGGAGATACAAGGTCGAACTCACAAACAAAAATGATCACTCGGTGCTTTGTGATTTAGTTTACGTTCAAGATATAGGTATTTGTGAATATTCTGCTTCACGGCTGAATGAATACTTTGTCTGCCACTATATCCATCACGAACCCATTCTTTCTAAAGATAGGCTTTATGGAATTTTATCCCGACAAAATGAATTGGTATTAGGAAACCATCCAGCAAGTTTTTTATTTAGTACAGAACCCATTCGCTCTTATATTACCGATGGTCTGGATTTATATCCCAATGGTCTAAACCATCCATTTCTTGGCAAACGAAGGCAAGGCGAACATTCTATACTAGGATTAGAGAGAGAACCTTTGACTCTAAAACCGCAGGAGAGGCAGAGTTCTTCTTTTTATGGGTCGTTACTCCCGAACGTAGAATCCTTAAGATCATTCAACAACGTAGATGGATACATTCAAAAAGCCATATCGGGCTGGAATGAAACTCAAGAAACAGATGGGTTTCTTCTAAAATCAACTCCAAGCCTTTTCACTTCCGCCAAACAAAAAGAAGGTGATTTTGCAACAGAATTGGATCTACAATCATATTTCCCAAATCCTTGGCGAGAAGTAGAAAAAAGTGACTCGGGTTCCATCTTATCTTTTTTCACAGAGAAGTCCACTCATGTTGTGTTAAAAGAAAAAGAATCCCTTTGTTTACGTCCACACGGGCAAATCCTTCGGACAGGATTGCCAACAATTCCAGATGAGTCCTCTCTAACCGCTACCTGTTATTACAAAGGAATTTTTTTATCACAACTTACAGAGGGCCATACAAGCATCAATCAATACATATCGCGTAATCATAGTTATATTGGATTGTTTAATTCTTATGGATTCCGTATTTTTAGAGAAGAAGAGTCTGGCTTTGCACTACTAGATTCACCTTCTTTCGTGATCATGGAACCCCATCGAATGGAATGGATTTACCAATGGGGAACTGAAATCCTGCGCATTCAAGTCGAAACCAAAGAAGATCATAAAATCAACTTCCAATTACAAACAACGGAAAAAAAAACGAGGAACTACCTTCTTTCCTTCCCTATTGCACTCGACGGCGACAATGGTTCCTTAGAACAACCTCCAATCATAGTTAAACACAAAACAAAACTTCAAATTCAACCAAATCCCGAATCTGCCCTCTACCAAAGGTTAGATGGAAAAGGATTCCAAATCCAATCTGAAGATCTAAACTCTTGGGAAATCTCTGATGATCGTCTTTTATTCCTTGATGGAAAATCAAGAAAACAGTCTTATATAACAGCACGAGTTTCTGTAAACACAAGTTTGCAATTTACCATCCAAGGGAATTTGGTTACACCAGCAAAAAGGTCCTCACAAATCCAAAAACCAGTGTTGTCTTTTCATTCCTTATCCACATATAAAAAGAACGAGAATCCAGAACTTCAATCCTTAAAACAAATTCAAGAGATTTTACCTTGGTTCGAACAAAATGCACGCATCCACTATTTGAATCCGAGAGGACTCGAACAATATTCTGGCGGAGGCTGGGGCACAAGAGATGTATGCCAAGGAGCTTTCGAATTTTTACTTGCTACGGGAGAATTTCACTCTTGTCGCAGTTTACTATATCAAGTATTCCAAGAACAAAATGAAGATGGAGATTGGCCGCAATGGTTTATGCTTTATCCTCGTGATTCACATATCAGAGCCGGTGATTCCCATGGAGATATCATTTATTGGCCGATACTTGCACTTGCATCTTACTTAGAGCGGACTAGTGACTTAGACTTCCTAAAAGAAACAACAACTGGACCACACCGCCTCGAACAAAGGACGATCCTTCAAGCGTTAGACAAAACAATCTCTCTAATGAACGATCGTTTGTTTCCCACAACAAACCTTCCGATTTATGGAAACGGAGATTGGAATGATTCTTTACAACCTGTTCGCCATGAGTTTCGAACCCATGCAGTAAGTACTTGGACGGCAGAATTACAATCCATTACCTACAAAGCACTTAGTAAAATTTCTCACCTAACGAATGACGAAAAAAAGCAAAGATACTTTGAAACCGAGCGTTTGACATTGGAACAAAATATCAAAGAACATTGTATGGAAAAAGGAATTCTTTCGGGGTTGCGATATTTCTCCGACGATGATTCGCAAAAATTCTACTTACATCCATCAGATATAAAAACAGGAATCCGTTATAGTGTTCTTCCCATGATATATGGAATTTTATCGGAAGTATTGGACGAGGCGGAAGTAGAAACCCATCTTTCCGTAATCAAAAATTTCCTTATGGGACCTGACGGCGTTCGGCTTTTTGATTCCCCCGTCCCTTATTCCGATGGGGAAAGTAAAGAGTTCAAACGCGCAGAAACCGCCAGTTACTTTGGAAGGGAAATTGGACTTATGTATACTCATGCCCATTTACGTTACTGCGAAGCGCTGGCCTATCTGGGTAGATCAGAAGAATTCTTTTATCATTTGAATTTAGTAAACCCTATAGGAATCCAAAACAAAATTTCCTCTGCCAAGAGGAGGCAATCTAACTGTTATTATTCGAGCTCAGACGCTTTATTTTTAGATCGTTACGAAGCAACCAAAGAATATAAAAAAATATTATCTGGCAACGTTCCTTTGGAGGGTGGTTGGAGAGTGTATTCTAGTGGGCCTGGAATTTACATCAAACTGGTTTATGAATGTTTGTTCGGAATCAAAACCTTTTCTGATGGAATCGAATTCGATCCAACATTACCGAAAGGATTGGATGGATTACAATTGGATATACAACTGTTTGATAAAAACCTGACAGTTTTCTATACAGTGGAATCAGAAAATGCAACCGTTGAATTAGCAATTTTAAATGAAAATTCCATTCCCTTTGTTCGAAAGGAAAACCGCTACCGAAGGGGTGCCGTTAGGATTCAATTTTCTGATTTGGAATTGTTTCTAAAAGAAGGAAACAATCAGTTAAAAATATTGTTGCGATAAAAATAAAAAACGTGCAAGGGAATTTTCCCCGGCACGTTTTCCGATTTTTCCTTTCAGTAAAGGAAGCTTAAATGGCGCTTTTTCCTTTCTCGCCGGTTCTGATTCGAATCACTTCCTCTAAAGGTGAGATAAAAATCTTTCCGTCTCCGATTTTTCCGTCACCACTTTTTGCTGCTTTTAAGATAGCATCAACAGTTGGTTTAACGAATTCATCATTAACCGCGATTTCTAAACGAACTTTTCGAAGTAAGTTTACAGTGTATTCGTGTCCACGAAATACTTCTGTTTTCCCTTTTTGTTGTCCGTAACCTTGAACGTCAGAAACTGTTAGACGGTAAATTTCGTTTTTAGTCAATTCTGCTTTAACTTCTTCCAACTTATGTGGTTGGATGATTGCAATGATCATTTTCATAATGTTATACTCCTATTCCCTTAACCGCGAGCTCTGATATTGAAATCAGGGTAAGCTTCTGCTCCGTGTTCCCCAAGATCCAAACCACTTAGTTCTTCCTCTTCACCCACTCGGATTCCGCCTGCAAGTTTTAACACAAACCACAATGCTAAAGATACTGTGAATGTAAAACCACCGATTGCAAGGATACCGTAAATTTGAGTTAAAATAGAAGGAACTGCAACCCCTGCAGGTGATCCTTCGTAACCGAAGATGGCAACTGCTAATGTTCCCCAAATACCACAAACTAAGTGAACAGAAGTTGCACCTACCGGGTCATCAATTTTGATTTTGTCAAAGAAAAGAACGGACAATACTACTAAAATTCCAGACACCGCACCGATAATGGCAGCAGATGCTGGACTAACAATCGCACAGGGAGCAGTGATACCCACAAGACCAGCGAGTGTTCCGTTAAGAATCATACCAAGGTCAGGTTTTTTCAAAATGATCCAAGCGGTTACAGTAGATGCAAGTGCTCCTAGAGCCGCAGATATGTTTGTAGTCACAATCACATGCGCCATAGTGCTTCCATCACCCACTCCCATAGTAGAACCAGGGTTAAATCCAAACCAACCGAGCCAGAGGATCAGTGTTCCAAGAGCTGCAGAAGTCATGTTGTGACCAAGGATAGGTTTGATTCTACCGTCTGGTAAAAATTTTCCCTTTCTTGCTCCAAGAACAATGGCACCAGCAAGAGCTGCCCAACCACCTACAGAGTGTACTACGGTAGATCCAGCAAAGTCATGAAAACCAAGTGCGGATATCCATCCACCACCCCATACCCAGTGACCTGTGAATGGATACAGAAACGCTACTAGAATAAAGGAGAAGATAAGGAAGGAATGAAATTTAATTCGTTCTGCCACAGCTCCAGACACGATAGTTGCTGCTGTTGCCGCAAAGACCAATTGGAAGAAAAATTTCGCAAGAAGTGGAACACCAGTCCAATTCATAGAAGAATACACACCTTTGTATGCATCACCAATTGCAGGTGAGTTATCAGCTCCACCTAAGAAAAAAAGACCTTCGGTTGCTAAAAAAGGAGATCCGTCACCAAACATCAAACCCCAACCAATTGCCCAGTAGGAGAAAGTTGCTGCAGCAAAAACAATAAAGTTTTTAGCGAGAATGTTCACGGTGTTCTTCGATTGAGCGAATCCCGATTCAACGAGAGCAAATCCGGCATTCATAAAGAATACCAACATACCTGCGACTAGCACCCATAAGGTGTCTAAACCAACGGTTAAAGTTTGGATTGCATTTGCGGTTTCTTGCGCCGGGTTCGCGACGGTTGCAGCATCATCTGCAAAAAGGAACATCGGAACAACCAGGAGCAGGAAGGCGATTGATTTGAAATACTGTTTCATATTGCCATGTTTCCTTTCCATGTTATTTGCTTAGTAACAGTGCAAGATTGGTACCCGAATTGAATCTAAAGCGGAAAGGTATTGAAAAAAATGATTTAATGCCTAGAAACCCTCCATTTTGTCTAGATTTCTGGGTAAAGGGAAGAAATGCATCCTCACGAGAGATGATAATATTGCGTCAATTTGTATCAAATGAAACCAGAACGCATAAATCTTAAGCATATAGGGTATCGATTTGGTCCCAGATCTATAGAAAAAACGCAGCCTGAACGAAGAGAACCGGCCTCTAATAGAGATGAACGAGGAACGAATCCGGAATTGTAATCAAAAACCTATGTTTCCTAGTGGGAATTACATCCTTTATTGGATGCAAGCCTACCGCAGATTTGATTCCAACCATGCCTTTGCTTATGCGGTCTCTTTGGCCAAAGAACAAAACAAGGAACTCATTGTGTATGAGGGATTACGCTGCGACTATCCTTGGAATTCAGAAAGGATCCATAAATTTATTCTGGAAGGAATGTATGACAACCAAACAAGAGCAGACGAATTGGGTATCAACTATTGGAGTTTTATAGAATCAAAATCTAACCCTGCACGGGGAGTCTTAAAAGAAATTGCAAAAAATGCAGTCGCCATTGTTACCGATGACTTTCCTTGTTTTATTATCCCTGAACAAATTAATAAACTCTCTGAAAAAATCAATTGTCCGCTGATAGCCGTTGATAGCAATTCTCTCCTTCCCCTCTCCCGTTTTGAAAGGACAGCGAGTGCTGCAAGGATTCTAAGAATTTGGATTCATAAAGAATTTTTAAAAGGTTTGCCGAAGTTTGCCAAACCAAAATGGAAAAAAGAAGACTTACTAGGACTCCATCATCAAACAAAACCTCCTCATGGATTTGGACTCCCGAAAGATTTAAACTCATTTTTACTATCACTTGATTTTAAGGAACAAGTACCTCCCGCCAAAGGTGTGAAAGGTGGTCGGACAGAAGCTTTAAAAATTCTAAAAACCTTTGTCACAAAAAAAATACAAAACTATGAAACAGGCCGTTCCCAGCCCAACCCACCAGAAATCACTGCCACAAGTGGTCTCTCCCCCTACCTCCACTTTGGACATATTGGAATCGAGGAAATCTTTCAATCGGTATTAGAGGCAACGTCTCAAGGGAAATGGAATCCCGAACGAATGAGCCACCAAAAACCGGGAGACCGCGACCATTTTTATTCGGAATCCTCTTCCACCAATCACTTCTTAGACGAACTCATTACATGGAGAGATATTGGTTATCTTTTCTTTTGGAAGGACAAACCAAATCATATCAATTTAGAGCATCTTCCGGATTGGGTGAAGGCCAATTTTAGAAAACATAAATCCGACACAAGGGAGTATCTCTATACTTTAGAGCAGTTTGAATCCGCCAACACTCATGATGAACTTTGGAATGCTGCCCAAACCGAACTTGTAAAAACAGGAAGAATGCATAATTATATGCGAATGTTATGGGGTAAAAAAGTAATCGAGTGGACAAAGACTTACGAGGAAGCCTTTTCCATTTTAGAACATCTAAATAATAAATATGCCTACGATGGAAGAAATCCCAATTCCTATACAGGGATACTGTGGTGTTTTGGACTTTTTGATAGGCCCTGGTTTCCCGAACGAAACGTATTTGGAAATGTGCGGTTTATGTCCTCCGATTCCACAAAAAAGAAGTTTAAAATGAAATCCTATTTGGAGTATATTGGTGAACTGAGCGAGAACTCCGACTCATTGTTTCCATGACAGAACAAAACCAACCTTCTACATTTGAAGAAACAAAAACCCACTTTGATTCTGTATACTTTTACTTTGTCATTTTATTCAATGATTCAATCCATGAGTTTTCTTATGTAGAAGATTGTTTGATGAAACTTTGTTTCAAAACAAAAAAAGATGCCAAAAAAATTGCCATGGAAGCCCATACCAATGGAAAAGCGGTTTGTTTTCAAGGCAGTATGGAAGAATGTGAAACCGTTGCAGAAAATATGACCAATGCCAATTTAACAGTGATTTTAGGTGTATGAAATCCATTTCAGAATCCATCATTTCTTAGGTTTAAGCAACTGGCCTTGGTTTTACCTTTGTTACAAAATACACTTTGACCGGTTCCGCTTTCCCTTTGAGTGCGAGTTCCTTGGTTTCTTCATATTCAATGTATTCGCTTCCCCCCGCCGCAAGAAACGCTGCTTCAGATACAGCAACCTTTCCGGGAACACCGTGACTTTCTAAACGAGCCGCAGTATTGACGGCATCCCCGATGACAGTGTAGTCCATACGTTTGACAGAACCGATATTACCCACAATGGCTTCGCCAAAATTGACACCAATCCTTAAACGAAATGTGCCCGGTGGGACTCCCAATTCACGATTGATCTCTTCCATTTTTTTCTGCATATCTACGGCACAAGCTATGGCATGATAGGCATCCAGCTCTGTTTGTTTCGGTGCGCCCCAAAATGCCATAATGGCATCACCGATAAACT includes the following:
- a CDS encoding deoxyribodipyrimidine photo-lyase; translation: MNEERIRNCNQKPMFPSGNYILYWMQAYRRFDSNHAFAYAVSLAKEQNKELIVYEGLRCDYPWNSERIHKFILEGMYDNQTRADELGINYWSFIESKSNPARGVLKEIAKNAVAIVTDDFPCFIIPEQINKLSEKINCPLIAVDSNSLLPLSRFERTASAARILRIWIHKEFLKGLPKFAKPKWKKEDLLGLHHQTKPPHGFGLPKDLNSFLLSLDFKEQVPPAKGVKGGRTEALKILKTFVTKKIQNYETGRSQPNPPEITATSGLSPYLHFGHIGIEEIFQSVLEATSQGKWNPERMSHQKPGDRDHFYSESSSTNHFLDELITWRDIGYLFFWKDKPNHINLEHLPDWVKANFRKHKSDTREYLYTLEQFESANTHDELWNAAQTELVKTGRMHNYMRMLWGKKVIEWTKTYEEAFSILEHLNNKYAYDGRNPNSYTGILWCFGLFDRPWFPERNVFGNVRFMSSDSTKKKFKMKSYLEYIGELSENSDSLFP
- a CDS encoding ammonium transporter produces the protein MKQYFKSIAFLLLVVPMFLFADDAATVANPAQETANAIQTLTVGLDTLWVLVAGMLVFFMNAGFALVESGFAQSKNTVNILAKNFIVFAAATFSYWAIGWGLMFGDGSPFLATEGLFFLGGADNSPAIGDAYKGVYSSMNWTGVPLLAKFFFQLVFAATAATIVSGAVAERIKFHSFLIFSFILVAFLYPFTGHWVWGGGWISALGFHDFAGSTVVHSVGGWAALAGAIVLGARKGKFLPDGRIKPILGHNMTSAALGTLILWLGWFGFNPGSTMGVGDGSTMAHVIVTTNISAALGALASTVTAWIILKKPDLGMILNGTLAGLVGITAPCAIVSPASAAIIGAVSGILVVLSVLFFDKIKIDDPVGATSVHLVCGIWGTLAVAIFGYEGSPAGVAVPSILTQIYGILAIGGFTFTVSLALWFVLKLAGGIRVGEEEELSGLDLGEHGAEAYPDFNIRARG
- a CDS encoding P-II family nitrogen regulator, with translation MKMIIAIIQPHKLEEVKAELTKNEIYRLTVSDVQGYGQQKGKTEVFRGHEYTVNLLRKVRLEIAVNDEFVKPTVDAILKAAKSGDGKIGDGKIFISPLEEVIRIRTGEKGKSAI
- a CDS encoding ABC transporter ATP-binding protein/permease encodes the protein MPSKSKLNQSQSWLRLSSIIRQLILSKQGPTAIRYGITLVILVILFNVFNVINSYVGRDFISSIEQKNTNAFYTNALLYAFVFIISSAIGSVYRYAEERLGILWREQLTWRLTENYLTERTYHQIIGKPGIENPDQRITDDVKSFTTTTISFTLLFIGGVFSAISFSGVLWSINPVLFLVAVTYALTGTVSTIFLGKSLIRINYDQLDMEASYRADLLHIRQHAESIAVTHREARMSVRLKSRLRKLVNNFRKLISVNLRLSLFTNSYNYYIQIIPMLIIAPSYMRGEIEFGVITQAALAFTTLLNAFSLIVTQFQSISAFSAVVKRLHSLDTAMLQAETESKSLRESNYNADEIGFENFTLYSNDKSKLLVDNLQLTIHRNERWLITSLDETVKLSLFRSIVGISNHSEGRIKKPNWEEILFLPEQPYLPPGRLRNVIVPAYLNLEVSDAAILKELKNMGLESLVRRFGGIRALKEWDEELSLAEKYKIAVIRILFVKPKFLILDRPGSSLGKFEISKLLKLFHRLGVTTVVIAKDEETVLEYDYHLNISHFGKWTLSPLHLTHTNL
- a CDS encoding ATP-dependent Clp protease adaptor ClpS is translated as MTEQNQPSTFEETKTHFDSVYFYFVILFNDSIHEFSYVEDCLMKLCFKTKKDAKKIAMEAHTNGKAVCFQGSMEECETVAENMTNANLTVILGV
- a CDS encoding GH36-type glycosyl hydrolase domain-containing protein, which codes for MDSFSTPSNSHKPMIQTIQSRSGLRFQFLSNGNVHSIRFHDLLVNLYLANEMEPSVSNIYLRIHTKKELLVFPLLGPKSNSLFQISESAYLCRGTCDKIDYALYLELHPNQPSWRYKVELTNKNDHSVLCDLVYVQDIGICEYSASRLNEYFVCHYIHHEPILSKDRLYGILSRQNELVLGNHPASFLFSTEPIRSYITDGLDLYPNGLNHPFLGKRRQGEHSILGLEREPLTLKPQERQSSSFYGSLLPNVESLRSFNNVDGYIQKAISGWNETQETDGFLLKSTPSLFTSAKQKEGDFATELDLQSYFPNPWREVEKSDSGSILSFFTEKSTHVVLKEKESLCLRPHGQILRTGLPTIPDESSLTATCYYKGIFLSQLTEGHTSINQYISRNHSYIGLFNSYGFRIFREEESGFALLDSPSFVIMEPHRMEWIYQWGTEILRIQVETKEDHKINFQLQTTEKKTRNYLLSFPIALDGDNGSLEQPPIIVKHKTKLQIQPNPESALYQRLDGKGFQIQSEDLNSWEISDDRLLFLDGKSRKQSYITARVSVNTSLQFTIQGNLVTPAKRSSQIQKPVLSFHSLSTYKKNENPELQSLKQIQEILPWFEQNARIHYLNPRGLEQYSGGGWGTRDVCQGAFEFLLATGEFHSCRSLLYQVFQEQNEDGDWPQWFMLYPRDSHIRAGDSHGDIIYWPILALASYLERTSDLDFLKETTTGPHRLEQRTILQALDKTISLMNDRLFPTTNLPIYGNGDWNDSLQPVRHEFRTHAVSTWTAELQSITYKALSKISHLTNDEKKQRYFETERLTLEQNIKEHCMEKGILSGLRYFSDDDSQKFYLHPSDIKTGIRYSVLPMIYGILSEVLDEAEVETHLSVIKNFLMGPDGVRLFDSPVPYSDGESKEFKRAETASYFGREIGLMYTHAHLRYCEALAYLGRSEEFFYHLNLVNPIGIQNKISSAKRRQSNCYYSSSDALFLDRYEATKEYKKILSGNVPLEGGWRVYSSGPGIYIKLVYECLFGIKTFSDGIEFDPTLPKGLDGLQLDIQLFDKNLTVFYTVESENATVELAILNENSIPFVRKENRYRRGAVRIQFSDLELFLKEGNNQLKILLR